A single region of the Pseudorhodoplanes sp. genome encodes:
- a CDS encoding threonine ammonia-lyase: MTIALSDIEAAQAILANRVVRTPMLPAPRLSELTGATVFVKYENLQVTNSFKERGALNKLASLDKPERARGVIAMSAGNHAQAVAYHAAKLGIAATIVMPVTTPLVKVAATRGYGANVVLHGESVAEAQARMEELRAERDLVLVHPYDDPRVIAGQGTIALEMLHDAPDLDCLVVPIGGGGLISGNAIAAKAIKPEIEILGVEAALYPSMWNAINGKDRPIGGPTLAEGIAVKNVGRLTLPIVRALVSRILLADEEHLERAVNIFLTLQKTMAEGAGAAGLAAMLAEPDRFCGRRIGLILCGGNIDPRILASIMVRELERGEQIVSFRLTIPDRPGVLGQIATRLGVLGANILEVAHKRLFLDVPAKGARLDVTVETRDHAHAEEIISALAKDGYQPVRLHAGETME; the protein is encoded by the coding sequence ATGACCATTGCACTTTCCGATATCGAGGCCGCGCAGGCGATTCTGGCCAACCGGGTGGTGCGCACCCCCATGCTGCCGGCACCGCGGCTGTCCGAGCTCACCGGCGCCACCGTCTTTGTGAAATACGAAAATCTGCAGGTTACGAATTCCTTCAAGGAGCGCGGCGCGCTCAACAAGCTGGCGAGTCTCGACAAGCCCGAGCGGGCCCGCGGCGTGATTGCCATGTCGGCCGGCAATCACGCGCAGGCGGTGGCCTACCACGCGGCGAAACTCGGCATCGCCGCCACGATCGTCATGCCGGTGACCACGCCGCTGGTGAAGGTCGCAGCTACCCGGGGCTATGGCGCCAATGTGGTGCTGCACGGCGAAAGCGTCGCAGAAGCGCAGGCGCGGATGGAGGAATTGCGGGCCGAGCGCGACCTGGTGCTGGTTCACCCTTACGACGATCCACGGGTGATCGCCGGGCAGGGCACGATCGCGCTGGAAATGCTGCACGACGCGCCCGACCTGGATTGCCTTGTTGTGCCGATCGGCGGCGGCGGCCTGATTTCCGGCAATGCCATTGCGGCAAAGGCGATCAAGCCGGAGATCGAGATTCTGGGCGTGGAAGCCGCGCTCTATCCGTCGATGTGGAACGCAATCAACGGCAAGGACCGGCCGATCGGCGGCCCGACCCTGGCGGAAGGCATTGCCGTCAAGAATGTCGGGCGGCTGACGCTGCCCATCGTGCGCGCGCTCGTGTCACGCATTTTGCTGGCAGACGAAGAACATCTCGAGCGCGCGGTGAACATCTTCCTGACCTTGCAGAAGACCATGGCGGAAGGCGCCGGCGCCGCCGGACTGGCGGCGATGCTGGCGGAGCCGGATCGCTTTTGCGGCAGGCGCATCGGTTTGATCCTTTGCGGCGGCAATATCGACCCGCGCATTCTCGCCTCCATCATGGTGCGCGAGCTCGAACGTGGCGAACAGATCGTCTCATTCCGCCTGACGATTCCGGATCGGCCGGGCGTGCTCGGGCAGATCGCGACGCGCCTCGGCGTGCTCGGCGCCAATATCCTGGAAGTCGCTCACAAACGGCTGTTCCTGGACGTGCCCGCAAAAGGCGCGCGGCTGGATGTGACGGTCGAGACGCGCGACCATGCGCATGCCGAGGAGATCATCAGCGCGCTGGCGAAGGATGGCTATCAGCCGGTGCGGCTGCATGCCGGCGAGACGATGGAGTAA